A window from Pagrus major chromosome 4, Pma_NU_1.0 encodes these proteins:
- the txlng gene encoding gamma-taxilin has product METTEVCETDVATRRIVGGSDSPPDLDSPCQEEVAEFGLGLCCAEEERGETPGREDSPSDLVEAELDPGGDPKTGDDKAFGKEVVLLMQALNSLATPEEKLAALCKKYADLLEESRGMQKRLKALQKKQSQIVKEKIHLQGEHSKAILARSKLESLCRELQRHNKTLKEENAQRSREYEEQRKEAMLHFQMTLSDIEVQMEQHSSHNTKLRQENMELAEKLKKLIEQYELREEHIDKVFKHKELQQQLMDAKLQRITEMMKEVEEKQQRERDFLLKDATESRRKCELMKEQETQLKQQLSLYMDKFEEFQSTLAKSNEVFTTFRQEMEKMTKKIKKLEKETTQWRTKWESNNQALLQMAEEKTLRDGHFKALQGKLELLERLCRALQKERNDLNNRLSLLQEQGDKGTAAPPEAEPQEASAREEDKEEEEEVEVEEEEEEEKEEDDDEEGLPRGDRLETEGIHQAPRPPEQGCTPAATDKPTTATTTTNQPAETPPTQQD; this is encoded by the exons ATGGAGACAACGGAGGTTTGTGAGACTGATGTGGCCACCAGAAGAATAGTGGGAGGCAGTGATTCTCCTCCTGACCTGGACAGCCCATGTCAG GAGGAGGTTGCAGAGTTTGGTTTGGGTCTGTGCtgtgctgaggaggagaggggggagactccaggcagagaggacagtcccAGTGACCTGGTGGAGGCAGAGCTTGACCCCGGAGGAGACCCCAAGACTGGAGATGACAAGGCTTTTG GGAAGGAGGTTGTTCTTTTGATGCAAGCCCTGAACTCCCTTGCCACTCCTGAGGAGAAACTGGCTGCTTTGTGCAAGAAGTATGCAGACCTG tTGGAGGAGAGTCGCGGCATGCAGAAGCGACTGAAAGCCCTGCAGAAGAAGCAGTCTCAGATTGTAAAGGAGAAGATCCACCTGCAGGGGGAGCACAGCAAAGCCATCCTGGCCCGCAGCAAGCTGGAGAGTCTGTGTAGggagctgcagagacacaacaaGACCCTTAAG GAGGAAAATGCCCAGCGGTCCAGGGAGTACGAAGAGCAGCGGAAGGAAGCTATGCTCCACTTCCAGATGACCTTGAGCGACATTGAGGTGCAAATGGAACAGCATAGCTCCCACAACACCAAGCTGAGGCAGGAGAACATGGAGCTGGCCGAGAAGCTCAAAAAGCTCATTGAGCAGTACGAGCTCCGAGAGGAG CACATAGACAAGGTGTTCAAGCAcaaggagctgcagcagcaactgATGGATGCCAAATTGCAGAGAATTACTGAGATGATGAAAGAAgtggaggagaagcagcagagagagagagacttt CTGCTGAAGGACGCCACAGAGTCCAGGCGGAAGTGTGAGCTGATGAAGGAACAGGAAACACAACTCAAACAACAG ctctctctgtACATGGACAAGTTTGAGGAGTTTCAGAGCACTCTTGCTAAAAGCAACGAGGTGTTCACCACTTTCAGACAAGAGATGGAGAAG ATGACCAAGAAGATCAAGAAGCTGGAGAAGGAAACGACACAGTGGAGGACCAAATGGGAGAGTAACAACCAGGCCCTGCTGCAGATGGCTGAGGAG aaAACTCTGCGAGACGGACACTTCAAGGCCCTGCAGGGgaagctggagctgctggagaggcTGTGCAGAGCTCTGCAGAAGGAGAGGAATGACCTCAACAACCGACTCAGCCTCCTTCAGGAGCAGGGAGACAAAGGGACCGCTGCACCTCCTGAAGCCGAGCCTCAGGAAGCATCAGCCAGggaggaggacaaagaggaggaggaggaggtggaggtggaggaggaggaggaggaggagaaggaagaagatgatgatgaggaaggCTTGCCACGGGGCGACAGGCTGGAGACGGAGGGCATCCACCAAGCTCCCAGACCACCTGAACAGGGCTGTACACCGGCTGctactgacaaaccaactaCTGCTACGACGACAACCAACCAGCCTGCAGAAACACCAcccacacagcaggactga